The Syntrophomonadaceae bacterium sequence GGCAGAAGGAATCGGGCTTTCTGTTGCAGAATGTAGATGTTACACAAACATAGTCAACCTACAACGGACTTCAAAGAGGTGCAGACATGCCGGCGCATGACAAAGAGATCGATATTACAAGGAATTTCCGCCTGCTGGAGTGGCTTAAGGCTGAGTTAGCAGGAGGGGTCGCCGCTCTTTTGCGGGCGGCAGTTAAGGGCAGCCAGGAAGCTATTTTAGATGCTTTGGCGGGAATTGTCGTGACAGCCTATCTTTTAGGAAAGCGCCTGGGAGTAAGTTTTGCCAGTCTGGACGCCAAAATACAGGACAAGTTGACATCCGGCATCAGTGAAGGCCATGAAATTGAAAGCTGGTATGGAGACTTGTCTCTGCTCCAGTATCATTTAAAAAGCAAGAGGTGAAGTTATTGGCCAGAAATCAGGTTTCTTATATGGTGGAAGGAGCTCTAATGGCAGCTCTGACGGCTGTTCTGGCCCTGATCGGGCTGTTGGTGCCTCCTTTGATGTTAATAACCAGCCTGATCTGGACCATCCCGATCGTAGTCCTAATCGTCAGGCGAGATTTTAAAACAGGAGTTATGGCAACAATTGTAGCTGCCTTTCTGGTGACACTGGTAGTGGGTCCGGTAAGAGCCTTTTTCTTAATCCTGCAGTTTGGCGGTCTTGGTCTGGTTTATGGTTATTTATTTAAGGTCAGGGTTAGCAGTGGAAACGCGCTCCTTGGCGGCGCTTTGGTGGCGGCAGCTTCCACAGCCCTGGCGACGGGGCTTTCCTTCTTAATCATGGGAGGCTCTTTCGCCAATTTGGAGGCTGCCAGCAGGGAAACCGCCAATGCCATGATCGAGGCTTACCGCAAAGCAGGGGTTTTGGAAAACATGACCCAGGGAGAAATGACTCCCGAAGAACTGGCCGATGCCATGGTAAAGATGATGACTGTTCTCCTGCCGGGAGCCCTGGTTATTGGCGGAGTTTTCTCGGCATTTATCAATTTTATCCTCTCCCGGGCGGTTGTTAAACGATTAGGGCTTTATTCGCCGTACCTGCCTCCCTTCAGACGCTGGCAGCTGCCCTGGTATATGGTTTGGGGTTTTATTGCCGGTCTCGGCTTTTGGCTTTTGGGGGATTATCTGGCAATAAGGTGGCTGGCAGTAGCCGGCCAGAATATCCTCTACGTATTTTTACCTATTCTTTTTGTGATTGGCCTTTCGGTAGCAACCTATTTTTACCATCGTTGGACTTGGCCGGTCTTCTTCAAGGTGATGGCCCTGGTAATAGCTGTTTTATACCTGCCGATGGCGATCATGACTCTAATGATGATGGGATTACTGGATACCCTGTTTAATTACCGGAAGATAACCGGTGACGAGGAGGAGGGAAAACCGGCATGAAAATAATCCTGGTTCAGGATGTAAAGGCGCTGGGTAAAAAAGGGGACGTAATGGAAGTATCTGATGGCTACGGCCGGAATTATTTGCTGCCCAGGGGGGTGGCCATTGAGGCCACCGCCGGCGCCCTGAAAGAAAGAAACCAAATACAAGAGCGCCAGGAAAACAAGAAACAGCACGAGCTGCGCCAGGCAAAAAACCTGGGGGAAAAGCTGGCAGCCCTCAATTTAACCATCCGGACAAGAGCCGGTGAAGGTGGGAAGCTGTTTGGCTCAGTCACCACCAAAGAGATTTCAGAGCATCTGCAAAAAGCGGGCGGCATTGTTATGGACAAGCGTAAAATAGAGCTAAAGGAACCTATTAAAACTGTAGGCGACCACACAGTAACAGTAAAGCTGCACCCTGATCTGGTCCCGACTCAAATTAGCATTCGAGTAATCGGCGATACCAAAGAAAGGGGTTAGTCATGAAAGGTCTGTTGGAAAAGTATATGGAAGCATGTGAACAAACCGCGGCTGCCGGAGCGTTGGAGGACAGGGCTGACCTGCGGCGTCAGGTGACGGCCATATATAGGATTTTGTGCGACTTGTTTGGCACAGACCGGGTGGTATTTAAAGCCAGCAAGTTGGAAGCTCTGCATCTGATCAAGTCAGATTTGTTAAGGGAACGGGTGCTGGGGCTGGTAAAAATTGTTTTCGAGGACCCTACCCTGGAGGAGCTGCCCAAGGAGGAGGAAATCCCGACTATTCTTGCATCCATTCAGGAAGAAATAGCCGGGATTATTGCCCGCCGGACCGTAGAGGAAAAACTGGAAAAGAAGATCGCAGAGAAAATGCAGGACCGCCAGGATGAATACCTGCGGGAGATCAAAAAGCAAATTTTGCGAGAAGAGACTGGGCCGGAAAACGCCCAGACCTTAAAGAAACTGGCTGTGCTGGAAAAAATAAATCAAACCAAGCTGGCCCGTCCGGCGATGGAAGTCCTCCGGCCGGCCACTCTGGCAGAGATTGTGGGGCAGGAGCGGGGAGTTAAGGCCTTGGTTTCCAAACTGGCCTCTCCTTTCCCCCAGCATGTGCTTCTTTATGGCCCTCCGGGGGTTGGCAAGACAACTGCGGCCAGGTTAGCCCTGGAATCCACAAAGACCTTGTCCTGCAGCCCCTTTGGCGGAAATGCCCCCTTTATCGAAGTGAATGGAGCTACCCTGCGCTGGGATCCGCGGGAAATCACCAATCCTCTTTTAGGTTCGGTACACGACCCTATTTACCAGGGTGCCCGGAAAGACTTGGCCGATACCGGTATTCCTGAACCAAAACTGGGACTGGTGACAGATGCCCATGGCGGGATCCTGTTTATCGATGAAATCGGGGAGATGGACGAACTCCTGCTGACAAAACTCCTCAAAGTGTTAGAAGATAAGCGGGTGGAATTTGATTCTTCCTATTATGATCCCCATGATAACAATGTGCCCCAGTACATCCGGAAGATCTTTGAAGAGGGTGCTCCGGCTGATTTTGTGCTGATTGGAGCCACAACCAGGGACCCGTCGGAACTGAATCCGGCCTTAAGGTCTCGCTGCGCCGAAGTATATTTTGAACCGCTCAACCCAAGCGATATCCAGGAGATCATCCGCCAGGCCGCCCTGAAGCTGGGGGTGGATCTGGAACCCGAGGTGCCGGAAATTATCAGCGAGTATACCATTGAGGGTAGAAAAGCCAATAACATCCTGGCAGATGCATACGGCTTGGCATTATATAAAAAAAATACTGCTGCCAAGGGCCGGAAAAGAAAACCGAAAGTAACCGCAAAAGACGTGTACGAGGTTCTCCAGAGCGCCCGGATGACGCCCTATGTAACTGCCAGAGCCAGTGCCGTCTCCGAAATAGGCCATATTTTTGGCCTGGGTGTTGCCGGATTTGTGGGGTCTGTTTTGGAGATTGAAGCCGTGGCCTTCAAAGCCCGGGAACCAGCCAAAGGCAGCTTGCGCTTTAATGAAACGGCGGGAACAATGGCCAAAGATTCCGTATTCAATGCAGCCTCAGTTTTTCGTAAATTAACAGGGGACGATCTTGACAACTATGACATTCATGTTAACGTGGTGGGCGGCGGCCATATCGATGGGCCGTCGGCAGGAGCAGCCATCATGCTGTCCATTATGAGCGCGGTGCAAAACAAAGGTTTGCGGCAAGATGTGGCTGTGACCGGGGAAATCTCTATTCAAGGAAAAATAAAGCCCGTCGGCGGGATAATAGAGAAAATTTACGGGGCTAAACAGGCGGGTGTTAAGACGGTGTTGATTCCTAAGGACAACCAGCCGGATGTGCCGGCAAACCTGAAGGGAATAAAAGTTGTCCCGGTGGCTACCGTTGATGAGGCTTTAAGCCATGTTTTTTAGCCTGGGTTGAAAAAGCTGGGAGGCGGAAAGGTTGCTGGAACGGGTACCCCCCCACAACACAGAAGCGGAGCAGGCGGTCCTGGGTTCCGCCCTCTTGGAAAAAGAAGCTATTTATGCAGCCATCGAAATTGTGCGGCCGGAAGATTTCTATCGGGAGGCCCACCGGTTAATTTTCCAGTCGATCCTATCCCTCCTGGAAAAGTCCCAACCGGTGGATCTGCTTACAGTTACCGATAATCTCCGCTCCAGGGCTGAGCTGGAGCGGGCCGGAGGCCTTTCTTATATTGCATCTTTGGCCAATATTGTGCCTACGGCGGCTAATGCGGCCTACTATGCCCAGATTGTAGCCGATAGGGCCTTAGTCAGAAATCTGATCAATTCTTCCACCGAGGTTGTGCAGCAGGCCTTTTCAGGGGTAGAGGATGTCAACCTCTTGCTGGAACAGGCTGAAAAAGCCGTTTATGACATTTCCCAGCGGCGGCGCCGGGGACAATTTTTTCCAATCAAAGAGGTTTTGGCGGAAGCATTGGACCACCTGGACAGGTTAGCAAAGCACAAGGGGGAAGTCACCGGCGTTCCCACCTTCCGGGACTTGGATGGGCTATTGTCTGGCCTGCATCCCAGCGACCTGGTTATTTGCGCGGCGCGGCCGGGGATGGGGAAGACCTCTTTTTGTTTGAATATCGCCCAGAGTGTGGCGGTGAAACATTCCGTTGCCGTGGGCATTTTCAGCCTCGAAATGTCAAGAGAGCAACTTGTTTTGCGGATGCTATCGGCTCAGGCCATGGTCGATCAGCACAAGCTCCGGTCCGGGCGCCTTAACGAGGCTGATCTGGCCAAGATCAGCAAGGCGGCTGCGGTGTTGGCGGAAGCCCCCATTTTTATCGATGATACTCCCGGGGTGACCATGGTTGAAGTCAGGGCTAAATCCCGCCGCATGAAAAACGAGCGGGGCTTGGGTCTTTTGATTATAGACTACCTGCAGCTGATGCAGCCTGGGAACCGGAAGTCAGAAAACCGGCAGCAGGAGATTTCGGAGATCTCCCGCTCCTTGAAGGCTTTGGCCAGGGAGCTCAATGTGCCGGTGTTGGCCTTGTCCCAGTTATCCAGAGCTGTTGAGCAATCCCAGGATAAGCGCCCGAGCCTGAGCCACCTGCGGGAATCCGGCGCCCTGGAGCAGGACAGCGATTGCGTCATTTTCATTCACCGGCCGGAGTACTTTGACCGGGATACGGAAAAAAAAGGAATTGCGGAGATAATTGTAGCCAAACACCGACATGGGCCAGTAGGGACTGTCGAGATGGCCTTCCTGCCCGAGTTTACCAGGTTTGTCGACCTGGCGCGGGAACCAGCTTAACCATATTGGGGACATTCCATTGTATTGTCTATTGCAGGAATATCTTTCCTGGTGCAGAAAAACTCTTGCAAAGAAGTAATAGTTCCTCCCAGGGGGGGAGAGGCTATACTCAGATCAATTGAGGAGGCGAAACGGATGGAGGTAATGGAGACCGTAGCTCACATGATGGCCTTATCAGCCAGGACCGCGCCGAAAGCAGGGGGAAAAGACTACATTGAATTAAAGGTTATCCATGGTGAAGATGACCTT is a genomic window containing:
- a CDS encoding MazG-like family protein → MPAHDKEIDITRNFRLLEWLKAELAGGVAALLRAAVKGSQEAILDALAGIVVTAYLLGKRLGVSFASLDAKIQDKLTSGISEGHEIESWYGDLSLLQYHLKSKR
- a CDS encoding YybS family protein gives rise to the protein MARNQVSYMVEGALMAALTAVLALIGLLVPPLMLITSLIWTIPIVVLIVRRDFKTGVMATIVAAFLVTLVVGPVRAFFLILQFGGLGLVYGYLFKVRVSSGNALLGGALVAAASTALATGLSFLIMGGSFANLEAASRETANAMIEAYRKAGVLENMTQGEMTPEELADAMVKMMTVLLPGALVIGGVFSAFINFILSRAVVKRLGLYSPYLPPFRRWQLPWYMVWGFIAGLGFWLLGDYLAIRWLAVAGQNILYVFLPILFVIGLSVATYFYHRWTWPVFFKVMALVIAVLYLPMAIMTLMMMGLLDTLFNYRKITGDEEEGKPA
- the rplI gene encoding 50S ribosomal protein L9 is translated as MKIILVQDVKALGKKGDVMEVSDGYGRNYLLPRGVAIEATAGALKERNQIQERQENKKQHELRQAKNLGEKLAALNLTIRTRAGEGGKLFGSVTTKEISEHLQKAGGIVMDKRKIELKEPIKTVGDHTVTVKLHPDLVPTQISIRVIGDTKERG
- the lonC gene encoding Lon family ATP-dependent protease, which produces MKGLLEKYMEACEQTAAAGALEDRADLRRQVTAIYRILCDLFGTDRVVFKASKLEALHLIKSDLLRERVLGLVKIVFEDPTLEELPKEEEIPTILASIQEEIAGIIARRTVEEKLEKKIAEKMQDRQDEYLREIKKQILREETGPENAQTLKKLAVLEKINQTKLARPAMEVLRPATLAEIVGQERGVKALVSKLASPFPQHVLLYGPPGVGKTTAARLALESTKTLSCSPFGGNAPFIEVNGATLRWDPREITNPLLGSVHDPIYQGARKDLADTGIPEPKLGLVTDAHGGILFIDEIGEMDELLLTKLLKVLEDKRVEFDSSYYDPHDNNVPQYIRKIFEEGAPADFVLIGATTRDPSELNPALRSRCAEVYFEPLNPSDIQEIIRQAALKLGVDLEPEVPEIISEYTIEGRKANNILADAYGLALYKKNTAAKGRKRKPKVTAKDVYEVLQSARMTPYVTARASAVSEIGHIFGLGVAGFVGSVLEIEAVAFKAREPAKGSLRFNETAGTMAKDSVFNAASVFRKLTGDDLDNYDIHVNVVGGGHIDGPSAGAAIMLSIMSAVQNKGLRQDVAVTGEISIQGKIKPVGGIIEKIYGAKQAGVKTVLIPKDNQPDVPANLKGIKVVPVATVDEALSHVF
- the dnaB gene encoding replicative DNA helicase, whose product is MLERVPPHNTEAEQAVLGSALLEKEAIYAAIEIVRPEDFYREAHRLIFQSILSLLEKSQPVDLLTVTDNLRSRAELERAGGLSYIASLANIVPTAANAAYYAQIVADRALVRNLINSSTEVVQQAFSGVEDVNLLLEQAEKAVYDISQRRRRGQFFPIKEVLAEALDHLDRLAKHKGEVTGVPTFRDLDGLLSGLHPSDLVICAARPGMGKTSFCLNIAQSVAVKHSVAVGIFSLEMSREQLVLRMLSAQAMVDQHKLRSGRLNEADLAKISKAAAVLAEAPIFIDDTPGVTMVEVRAKSRRMKNERGLGLLIIDYLQLMQPGNRKSENRQQEISEISRSLKALARELNVPVLALSQLSRAVEQSQDKRPSLSHLRESGALEQDSDCVIFIHRPEYFDRDTEKKGIAEIIVAKHRHGPVGTVEMAFLPEFTRFVDLAREPA